GCAATCGAATCATAAACCTGATCTTGTTGGCACTCCCACTGACTGTCGCAACTGAACCGATAAATCTCCGGTGAACCATCATACCGACAAAAAGCCAAACCGTGGATGACCGCAGCGATGCTGCCGTCGGTGCATGGAACGCTACCGAATGGTGCATCCGACCATGCCCACTCCAAAACGAGCGCGTTGTCTATGTGGGATGGAGGGTGCATGGCGTGTGCAGTGGCCTAACGACCCAAGCTCAGCGACCCGGCGCACGGGACGCAATGATTGCAACCGCGACGCCCCCGCCGGGTTCGCTGCAGCGCATGGTTAGGCATTTCGGGTAACAACTGTGCCGGCAATAAAATCATGCAAAGCTCGCCGTTTCTCGTTCGTCGCCATCGTGATGATCTCCAACAAAAACCAACCCATGCTGGCCCACATGAGTATCTGCCCGGGCAACGAACTGATCTCTGCACCGGAGACATACTTACCTGCGAGAACCAAGTAAATGAGATAGGCCAGTGAGAGCGTGTTCAAGATTATGTATCCGATGTCGCGGAGAAAAGCTTGGCGAAATGTCGGTATCCGCTCTTCTGAGACATCCAGCACCTTAATCTTCATTGCCATTTTGCCGAGCGTCTGCCCGTAGCGAGAATGGAGAAGGACGCTGTAAAGCCAGTACGACGAATAGATAATGCCGCTCCAAATAATGATTATGGCCGGGGGGCGCTCCGGCGCTGACAGAAACGAATCCACGAACGACAGCGGAAGAAACACCAAGCCGTCGATAAATCCGGCGCAGAAGCGAGGCCAAAACGTCTGATACTTTTCCATACGATAGTGAGCGAGAAATGCCTAACATTGTACTATACCGCAAAGTGTCGGTACTATTGGATATTGGCTTGGTTGACTGGTTGGAGCAGTGTATGCCTTGGACATGTGGGCAAGTTGAAGTTTGTATGAGTATTTTGTCAAATAAAAACACCGCGCGGCAGGTGGGCGGACAGAGTTTTGTGCCGAATCCGAAGTTGCGGCTGCGGGAGCAGGTGCGGGAGGTGATGCGGTTCAAGCATTATGCGGTGCGGACAGAGGAGACTTATTGGGGGTGGATGAAGCAGTTCATCGTGTTTCATGGGAAGCGGCATCCGCGAGAGATGGGGGCGGGGGAGGTGCATGAGTTTTTGACGTGTCTGGCGGTGGAGCGGCGGGTGGCGGTGGCGACGCAGAACCAAGCTTTGAACGCGTTGGTGTTTTTATACGGGGAAGTGTTGCATCAGCCGTTGGGGCAGTTGGCGGTGTTCGAGCGGCCGCAGCGGCCGGCGCGGTTGCCGGTGGTGCTTTCGGCGGGGGAGGTGCAGCGGTTGTTGGCGGGGGTGGGGATGAGGTATGGGTTGGTGGTGCGGTTGTTGTATGGAACGGGGATGCGGGTGATGGAGGGGTTGCGGTTGCGGGTAAAGGATGTGGATTTTGAGCGGGGGCAGATCGTGGTGCGGGATGGCAAGGGGGCGCGGGACCGGGTGACGGTGTTGCCGGAGTCGTTGCGGGGTGAGTTGCGGGAGCATTTGGCGCGGGTGCGGGTGGTGCATGGCGGAGATGTGGCGGCGGGTTTTGGCCGGGTGTTTTTGCCGGGGGCGTTGGCGCGGAAGTATCCGGGGGCGGAGCGGGAGTGGGGTTGGCAGTGGGTGTTTCCGGCAGAGCGGCGGGCGCGTGATCCGGAATCGGGGGTGGAGCGGCGGCATCATTTGCAGGAGGAGAATGTGCAGCGGGCGGGGTTGGTGAAGCGGGTCTCGCCGCATGTGTTGCGGCATTGCTTTGCCACGCACTTGCTGGAGAGCGGCTATGACATCCGGACGGTGCAGGAGCTTTTGGGGCACAAGGATGTGAGGACGACGATGATTTATACGCATGTGATGGTGAAGCCGGGTTTGGGGGTGAGGAGTCCACTGGATGGGGCGGGTCGTACCCTCGAGCCTATCGGGGAAAGTGGCGCGTAGGGCTACAGTTGGGGAAGTCGCATGTCTCAGGTTTCAGGTCGGCAACCGTGAACGGCGCATGATGCGCGAAAGGTGAAATTTTCAACCGAATGGGGTCAGGGGAAGGGGGAAAGAAGTTTCAAGTTTTCAGAGAGAAGAAGGGCCGCAAGAAAGCGCAAAAGACGCAAAAAGAGGAGCAGAATTACGATTTTGGATTTACGATTTACGAGGAAAGGCAGAGGGGAGCGACCGCGAAACATGCGAACAGGAAGAGGAGCAGTGGGGGATGAGAAATGCGAGTTACGTGGAATGAGGTTTTTGGATGTTCTTGTTGCGGAAAAGGTTGGGCTTCTTTCACAAATTTTAGCGAAAAGTGGTGGTTTTCTTGCGGGTTTTGTGGGATGAATTTAGGTGCTGGCAGCTCGCTGCTGGTAAAGGAAGGGCTGACAAGCCGGTTACGTGTTTCTGGTTTTGAGTTTCGAGTTAGGGACACGGAAGGCTGAAATCCCCGCTGAATGGTTCGATGGAATCGTTTTGGCAATTCCTTATGGAAGCATCAGGAGATGGCCGAAGTGAGAAGGGCGAGGTCCGAAAGGAAAAGCGACTTTCTCGTTTGGAGTCTCTGATCTGAAGTTCGGTGGGGCAGTTGTGAAAAAAGTTTGGGCTCGTCAGGAGCCTCGCCCTACCGAGCTGGGTAGGATCTGTGGGTGTATCGGGCGCTGGATCGGGGCTCGTAAGCTGG
This DNA window, taken from Verrucomicrobiia bacterium, encodes the following:
- a CDS encoding RDD family protein, encoding MEKYQTFWPRFCAGFIDGLVFLPLSFVDSFLSAPERPPAIIIIWSGIIYSSYWLYSVLLHSRYGQTLGKMAMKIKVLDVSEERIPTFRQAFLRDIGYIILNTLSLAYLIYLVLAGKYVSGAEISSLPGQILMWASMGWFLLEIITMATNEKRRALHDFIAGTVVTRNA
- a CDS encoding integron integrase, yielding MSILSNKNTARQVGGQSFVPNPKLRLREQVREVMRFKHYAVRTEETYWGWMKQFIVFHGKRHPREMGAGEVHEFLTCLAVERRVAVATQNQALNALVFLYGEVLHQPLGQLAVFERPQRPARLPVVLSAGEVQRLLAGVGMRYGLVVRLLYGTGMRVMEGLRLRVKDVDFERGQIVVRDGKGARDRVTVLPESLRGELREHLARVRVVHGGDVAAGFGRVFLPGALARKYPGAEREWGWQWVFPAERRARDPESGVERRHHLQEENVQRAGLVKRVSPHVLRHCFATHLLESGYDIRTVQELLGHKDVRTTMIYTHVMVKPGLGVRSPLDGAGRTLEPIGESGA